The nucleotide window CCTCCGCGCGCGGCAGGTAGTTGCGGCGGAACCAGTCCGTCTGCGCGTCGGTGAGCTGCGACGCCACCGGCGCGGCGTAGGCATAGTGATAGGCCCCCGCGCCCATGCCCACGTTCCACTTGTAGCGCTGGCCGTAGGAGCGCGTGTACGTGGCGCCCGCGGCCACCTCGCGCGCGTTGTAGATGTACGGCACGGGTTCGCCGTCCGGGAACGGGAGCTGCCAGATGTCCGCGCCCCGGAACTGCCGCGCGGTCTCCATGTTCCACGCCACGGACGTACTCAGGCTCCACGGCGTGGCCAGCGAATACAGCGGCCGGCTGACGACCAGGCTCCCGCGCGAACCCTCCGCGCGCCCCGTGTCGCGGTTGATGAGCACCGCGGCGGACTCCGTCAGCGACCAGCGGCTGCCGAGCACACGCCGGTCCGTGTAGCTCTGGCCGAAGCTGAACGTGTCCAGGCGCATGATGAAGTCCAGCGCCACCTTCTTGCCGCGCCCCAGGAAGTTCTGCTCCGTGCCCTGCAAGCGCAGGTAGAGCAGCAGCGAGCCCACGGCGGAGAACTCGTTGTTGAGCCGCAGCGACCACAGGTCCTTGGTCACCAGCAGCAGCGCGACCTTGTCCGGAGCACTCCCCTTCACCGGCACCGCACGCACCACGGAGAACAGGCCCAGCTTGCGCAGGTTGCGCACCGACTCCGCGACGAGCGCCTCCGAGTACGGCTGCCCCGGCGAAATCAGCACCTCCTGGCGGACGACTTCATCGCGGGTGCGGACGTGGAAGATGTTGAGCAGCGATGGATACGGATCCATCGGCGCGACCACCTCCTCCGCCGTGACGAGCACCTCCTCCAGCACCTTGCCCTGGGGCGCGGGCTCCACCTGGCGCTCGACCTCGCCCAGGCCCCAGGCGATGAGCGCCTCCTCGTAGTTCTTCGTGCGCTCCGCGTCCGTGGTGACCACGGGCGGCTGCGGGCCCTCCGGCCCCACCGGGACCTCTTCCGAGCGGGGCGGCGGCGCGACGTCCGTGTTCGACACGCCCGACGGATCGACGTCCGGCGAGCGCACCGGCGCACCTGGCGGCACGACGTCCTGGGGCTTGCCGGAAACCTCCTCCGGAGGAGTCTGCCCCGACGACGTGCCCGTCGCGGCGAGCACGGTGACCAGCAGGACGGGCAGTGAGAGCGGCACGCGCGCATCCTGTCATGCGCCGCGCCTGCCGCCAGCCTCCCCTCACGTCAGCGCGGTGCGCAGGTCTCCCGGCCGGGCCATGGGCAGCTTCTCCCCCTTCGCGATGGCCGCCACGATGCGGGCCAGCTGATCCACCCCGTCCGACAGCGCCGCCGGCCCCGGCTGGAGGATGTACGAGCTCCTCACTTCGTAGAGCTGGTCCTCCACCACCGCCCGCACGTTGGCCCAACCCGGCCGGGAGGCGATCTTCTCCCGCTTCGCCTTGCGCCCGCACCAGCTGGCGATGACGCCCTCGGGGTCGCGCTTCGCCACCTCCTCCGGGTCGAAGATGCGGCCCTTCGCCCCCTGCGACGCGCGCGACTCCTGGCAGACGTCCACCCCACCCACCACCTCCACCAGCTCCGAACACCAGCGGATGCCGGAGATGAGCGGCTCGTGCCACTCCTCGAAGAAGATGCGCGGCCGCTTCGGCAGGGACTGCGCCGCGTCCGAGTGACGCTCCAGGTTCTTCTCCAGCTCCACCGCCAGCGCCTCCGCGGGTTCCGCCCGTCCCACCAGCGCCCCCGTGAGCCGCACCGCCTGCAATATCTCCGCGAGCGAGCGCTGATTGAACAGGTACACGGGCACCCCGCGCTTGCACAGCTCCCGGCCGATGTCCGCCTGCAGGTCGCTGAACCCCAGCACCAGGTCCGGCTTCAGCTCCAATATCCGCTCGAAGTTCGCGTCCAGGAACGAGCTGACCTTCGGCTTCTTGCGCGCCTCCGGAGGCCGCACCGTGAACCCCGACACGCCGACGACCAGGTCCCCCGCGCCAATGCGGTAGAGCACCTCCGTCGTCTCCTCCGTCAGGCACACCACCCGCCGCGGATACCGCGGCGCCGACGACAACAGCGAGGACAGCCTGGCATTCATGCGGGAAACCCTAACCCGCCCGAGTCCCTGTCACCGGGGATGACGCGACGCACCAGTTGCCACGAACTGTGCGGCAACGGACGCTGATTTCCTCGTTTTCCAACCCCCACCGGGGGACGCGATGCGCACGGGAGGTGCGGGAGTGCGAGCGTGCCTCGCGGGCCGGAAACTCGGCGCTGGGGCGCGGCGATGATAGCGGCACGTCTCTTGGGCGGTTTTCAAAGGCGGTGCTAGCATCCGCCGGGTCTGAAACGACGTATGCGGTCCTTCTCTTCACCTTGGGGGAACACATGATCGAAAGCGACGCCCGCCGCCAGGGCGCGCCCGCCGACGTGCCGGATCCCCTGCTCGGGCGGATCCTCAACGAGCGCTTCCGCATCCTGGAGACGCTTGGCGCCGGAGGCATGGGCCGCGTCTACAAGGCCATGCAGGCCCCGTTGGACCGCCTGGTGGCGCTCAAGGTCCTCAACCCGCAGT belongs to Corallococcus exiguus and includes:
- a CDS encoding cobalamin-binding protein, with translation MNARLSSLLSSAPRYPRRVVCLTEETTEVLYRIGAGDLVVGVSGFTVRPPEARKKPKVSSFLDANFERILELKPDLVLGFSDLQADIGRELCKRGVPVYLFNQRSLAEILQAVRLTGALVGRAEPAEALAVELEKNLERHSDAAQSLPKRPRIFFEEWHEPLISGIRWCSELVEVVGGVDVCQESRASQGAKGRIFDPEEVAKRDPEGVIASWCGRKAKREKIASRPGWANVRAVVEDQLYEVRSSYILQPGPAALSDGVDQLARIVAAIAKGEKLPMARPGDLRTALT
- a CDS encoding BamA/TamA family outer membrane protein codes for the protein MPLSLPVLLVTVLAATGTSSGQTPPEEVSGKPQDVVPPGAPVRSPDVDPSGVSNTDVAPPPRSEEVPVGPEGPQPPVVTTDAERTKNYEEALIAWGLGEVERQVEPAPQGKVLEEVLVTAEEVVAPMDPYPSLLNIFHVRTRDEVVRQEVLISPGQPYSEALVAESVRNLRKLGLFSVVRAVPVKGSAPDKVALLLVTKDLWSLRLNNEFSAVGSLLLYLRLQGTEQNFLGRGKKVALDFIMRLDTFSFGQSYTDRRVLGSRWSLTESAAVLINRDTGRAEGSRGSLVVSRPLYSLATPWSLSTSVAWNMETARQFRGADIWQLPFPDGEPVPYIYNAREVAAGATYTRSYGQRYKWNVGMGAGAYHYAYAAPVASQLTDAQTDWFRRNYLPRAEDAGYANFSLSAFEARYDVLRNVDSYALSEDFQLGHSVLATLRYAPPVFPSAAHFAEGGLSLRYRVHWGDALTTASAAASLRQQFSASQPGVKEGWTNRRWAAELVQVSPRVLGGRFVARGLLDVNIDDLSERVSLLGGSNGLRGAGVDAYSGRRLLLVNLEYRTAPLVVRTVHVGGVFFLDSGSAFNERPEMVTTVGVGLRVLFPQFNVFPFRIDFGYVLNGDRPPVGSRLSLSSGQVTDYRPNFLDSP